The following proteins are encoded in a genomic region of Sorangiineae bacterium MSr12523:
- a CDS encoding sigma-70 family RNA polymerase sigma factor, translated as MPITARSRFLAELLPFVRAGVRRARLQACHADDALQQTLGALALRVEELMEMDESRRAGYVFLVALRKAMALRKEIGLEYARATDAEVEEWDSVVALRGLTPEQLLRAAESAKRAAHVFDTLGERDRDLVMAAGADGLSERELARKLGVSRGSVAYRLRLARDALARAWLGTTSWRGRAPR; from the coding sequence ATGCCGATTACGGCTCGATCTCGATTTCTCGCCGAGCTACTTCCCTTCGTTCGCGCGGGTGTGCGGCGGGCGCGTTTGCAGGCGTGCCATGCGGACGATGCGCTCCAGCAAACCTTGGGCGCTTTGGCGCTGCGGGTGGAGGAGTTGATGGAGATGGACGAATCGAGGCGTGCGGGATACGTCTTTCTCGTCGCATTGCGCAAGGCGATGGCCCTGCGAAAAGAGATCGGGCTGGAATATGCACGCGCCACCGATGCCGAGGTGGAGGAGTGGGACTCCGTCGTCGCGCTCCGAGGCCTGACCCCGGAGCAACTCCTCAGGGCGGCCGAAAGCGCGAAACGGGCGGCGCACGTCTTCGACACATTGGGTGAGCGCGATCGCGATCTCGTCATGGCCGCCGGCGCCGACGGCCTCTCCGAGCGCGAATTGGCCCGCAAGCTCGGCGTCTCCCGAGGCAGCGTCGCCTATCGATTGCGTCTCGCCCGCGATGCACTGGCCCGGGCCTGGCTCGGCACCACATCGTGGCGCGGACGAGCACCGCGCTAA
- a CDS encoding cupin domain-containing protein gives MNLHKSSIPARKRKLGRESALGTRDPSAEQKRLVLVSDSVEASREPEKVGRDCGKCQCIEPENEATRDPEPAKEPDSDKLETEKWLAPFLDRATDILERRAEVFPPTKERTALVRKLLPSWKIDDILGFAREEVLAWFQSLEQSHRTARVSPEAARKLYSAGIALLVQKMPQLESLAADIARVLGFPATSIQCSLFCNRRGAKTLTHFDSVDTLAIQVTGSKTWHLAPNTHVQLPTDTWAHPQVSTHELRLYAHRQFPPEMPTENVESHRLEPGAMLYVPRGYWHETESSEESVSLHIHILPSTWADVVLKTLHSRLLRDEAWRATAYRLWGLERAGDWDTANALEALREIVGTLTPEDVHRPAQWTPAPNDRVAPRARGSVGVVASNEEYQSVRLTSEEFALEHATTVEMSPSFVQATLLLADGADPLSANELAERVPSLSRDEALDLVRLLCKVGYARKASASVGV, from the coding sequence ATGAACCTACATAAATCATCCATTCCCGCCCGGAAACGAAAGCTGGGACGCGAGAGCGCGCTCGGAACTAGGGACCCCTCCGCCGAGCAAAAGAGACTCGTCCTCGTGTCGGACTCCGTGGAAGCATCACGCGAACCGGAAAAGGTGGGCCGCGATTGTGGCAAGTGCCAATGCATCGAGCCCGAAAACGAAGCAACTCGAGATCCGGAACCGGCGAAAGAACCTGACTCGGACAAGCTGGAGACGGAAAAGTGGCTCGCTCCATTTTTGGACCGAGCGACGGATATTCTCGAACGCCGCGCGGAAGTATTTCCTCCGACCAAAGAACGCACCGCACTCGTTCGAAAGCTCCTCCCTTCTTGGAAAATCGACGACATTCTCGGTTTCGCCCGGGAAGAAGTCCTTGCGTGGTTTCAGTCTCTGGAGCAATCGCACCGGACCGCCCGTGTGTCCCCGGAGGCAGCCCGAAAGCTCTATTCGGCTGGCATCGCGCTGCTCGTTCAAAAGATGCCGCAGCTCGAGTCCCTCGCCGCCGATATCGCTCGAGTGCTGGGCTTTCCGGCGACCAGCATCCAGTGCAGCTTATTTTGCAATCGACGCGGCGCCAAGACGCTGACTCACTTCGATTCCGTCGACACGTTGGCCATCCAGGTCACCGGCTCGAAGACCTGGCATCTCGCTCCGAACACCCACGTCCAGCTGCCCACCGACACATGGGCGCACCCGCAGGTCTCGACACACGAACTACGGCTTTACGCGCATCGGCAATTTCCCCCGGAAATGCCCACCGAGAATGTGGAAAGCCACCGACTCGAACCAGGTGCGATGCTCTACGTCCCGCGCGGGTACTGGCACGAGACCGAATCCTCGGAAGAATCGGTATCGCTGCACATTCACATACTTCCCAGTACGTGGGCCGATGTCGTGCTAAAGACACTTCATTCGCGCCTTCTTCGGGACGAGGCGTGGCGCGCGACGGCGTATCGGTTATGGGGCCTCGAACGTGCTGGGGATTGGGATACGGCGAACGCGCTCGAGGCTCTGCGCGAGATCGTCGGGACGCTCACCCCGGAGGACGTGCACCGTCCGGCGCAGTGGACTCCCGCGCCGAATGACCGCGTGGCCCCGAGGGCACGAGGCTCGGTGGGCGTGGTGGCCTCGAACGAGGAATACCAGTCCGTACGATTGACCTCCGAAGAGTTTGCCCTCGAGCACGCGACCACGGTGGAGATGTCGCCTTCCTTCGTGCAGGCGACGCTTCTTCTCGCGGATGGTGCGGATCCGCTGTCAGCGAACGAGCTCGCAGAGCGCGTGCCCAGCCTTTCTCGCGATGAGGCGCTGGATCTCGTGCGTCTCCTTTGCAAGGTCGGCTACGCTCGAAAAGCTTCAGCGTCCGTAGGAGTGTGA
- a CDS encoding protein kinase, protein MSSAKVAALPAHALKVGVRLLDHLHLEELLDEREGWFLFLADNQALSEFVLLAIAESEDALAACLAGPGQGNVARKSTFGSWHIAEIELDEAHLWLFRDKLLRMPQRSVRGTLPSTSGLVERQLDEGTLFNERYYIEGWLGQGGMGEVYRAEDRTFQRPVAIKVVRVQASPEGGDHEQAKRRLLNESRVVAALKHPNIVEIYDAGECDGLPYLALELCGDGSNLRSAMKTEATREERLQWLSQIAEALAYAHEHGIVHRDVKPENVLLTSDKRAKVADFGIAKALQTERLQDDTTFGIVGTPRYMAPEQLLGHRLDARVDQFAWGIMAYELLTGVHPRARELASLQQGDTAAGLPPHLRRVLSRATANDPGARYPNFRKLLAELHRPSCIVARRCLTVGVAVLAGAVGLCHMATWLKAGGPTSTQPPMASAIVHAAAAPKSEAEGLLEQGIQLWADASRERAWTLFARAAELEPNNARARLLSLAASEDINPGVHDDAPVALALRGQLAPSEAALLQALNPLVEQPPDVAASTQRIDELARTYPEDPVVRLARAQHYIRSRQTQGAMDLAASLGNTSTGFWVGAQAQMQLGDVAEGRRLLEQCIASSPSAMDCLKWLSFLDAADGRCELAEEAARKLIAKDSSNPFSYYLLANAVFGRTKSTEAARGILQAQLEQTSASQRPLRKATLEFDLHVYDGDFAGADRELRLRQSATTSPDANYRGMPLIYRVEMELELGRREEARRAAREFSYRSEAWLPNAYMDTGIDSARLLYSSALISRAEFRLARDKAIAKQMERGARFSSPGNRWFDDYVEGVLDATDAEEAIAVMPANHVIDLLDRDAYVDARLGHMYLLAGRFGEAIPLLNHAVSSCTVLIKPMTYVHALLWLGEALDQTGDHAGACKMYTKVVERWGREPRSVTVRRARAKLSTCQ, encoded by the coding sequence ATGAGCAGTGCGAAGGTGGCGGCGCTACCCGCGCATGCGCTGAAGGTGGGTGTGCGCCTTCTGGATCACCTGCACTTGGAAGAGCTGCTGGACGAGCGTGAAGGGTGGTTTCTCTTTCTCGCCGACAACCAAGCGCTCTCCGAGTTCGTGCTGTTGGCGATCGCAGAATCGGAGGACGCGCTGGCAGCCTGCTTGGCGGGCCCGGGCCAAGGCAACGTGGCCCGCAAAAGCACATTTGGCTCGTGGCATATCGCCGAGATCGAGCTCGATGAAGCGCATTTGTGGCTCTTTCGCGACAAGCTGCTCCGAATGCCGCAGCGTTCGGTGCGGGGCACGCTTCCATCGACCTCCGGCCTCGTGGAGCGCCAATTGGACGAAGGAACTCTCTTCAATGAGCGGTACTACATCGAGGGGTGGCTCGGTCAGGGAGGAATGGGCGAGGTATACCGCGCGGAGGATCGGACCTTTCAACGCCCCGTGGCCATCAAAGTCGTCCGCGTGCAGGCCTCGCCCGAGGGTGGAGATCACGAGCAGGCCAAACGGCGCCTGTTGAACGAATCGCGCGTGGTGGCCGCACTCAAACATCCGAACATCGTCGAAATCTACGACGCGGGCGAGTGCGACGGCCTCCCCTATTTGGCCCTCGAGCTCTGCGGCGACGGGAGCAATCTTCGAAGTGCGATGAAAACGGAGGCGACCCGCGAAGAGCGATTGCAGTGGCTCTCGCAAATCGCCGAGGCCCTCGCCTACGCGCACGAGCACGGCATCGTGCACCGTGACGTGAAGCCCGAAAATGTCCTTCTGACGAGCGACAAGCGAGCCAAGGTCGCGGACTTCGGCATCGCCAAGGCCCTGCAAACCGAGCGCCTACAAGACGACACGACGTTCGGAATCGTGGGCACCCCGCGTTACATGGCCCCCGAGCAGCTCCTGGGGCATCGGCTCGATGCACGCGTGGATCAATTCGCGTGGGGCATCATGGCATACGAGCTCCTCACCGGCGTCCACCCGAGGGCGCGCGAACTCGCAAGCCTCCAGCAAGGCGATACGGCAGCCGGGCTGCCACCGCACCTTCGCCGCGTATTGAGCCGAGCGACCGCGAACGACCCGGGCGCAAGGTATCCCAACTTTCGCAAATTGCTCGCGGAGCTGCATCGGCCGTCGTGCATTGTCGCTCGCCGATGCCTCACGGTGGGGGTCGCCGTGCTCGCCGGCGCCGTCGGCCTGTGCCACATGGCCACCTGGTTGAAGGCGGGCGGGCCAACTTCGACGCAGCCGCCGATGGCGAGCGCCATTGTGCACGCGGCGGCCGCGCCGAAGTCCGAGGCGGAGGGCCTTCTCGAGCAAGGGATTCAGCTTTGGGCGGACGCCTCGCGTGAGCGGGCGTGGACCTTGTTCGCACGAGCGGCCGAGCTCGAACCAAACAACGCACGCGCGCGTCTGCTTTCATTGGCGGCCTCCGAAGATATCAATCCTGGCGTGCACGATGACGCGCCCGTCGCCCTGGCACTTCGCGGCCAGCTCGCGCCATCGGAGGCCGCATTGCTCCAGGCGCTAAATCCCCTGGTCGAACAGCCGCCGGACGTCGCCGCCAGCACGCAACGTATCGACGAACTGGCGCGGACGTATCCCGAGGATCCCGTCGTTCGCCTCGCGCGTGCGCAGCATTACATTCGGTCTCGACAGACGCAGGGCGCGATGGATCTCGCTGCAAGCCTTGGAAATACCTCCACCGGGTTCTGGGTCGGGGCTCAGGCGCAAATGCAGCTTGGTGATGTCGCGGAGGGACGGAGGCTTCTCGAGCAGTGCATCGCATCTTCTCCAAGTGCGATGGATTGCCTGAAGTGGCTTAGCTTCCTCGATGCAGCAGACGGCCGGTGCGAGCTGGCCGAGGAAGCAGCTCGCAAACTGATCGCGAAAGATTCAAGCAATCCCTTTTCGTACTACTTGCTCGCCAATGCGGTGTTCGGTCGGACGAAGTCCACTGAGGCAGCACGAGGTATCTTGCAGGCTCAGCTCGAGCAAACTTCGGCGTCCCAGCGGCCGCTGCGGAAGGCAACGCTCGAATTCGACTTGCATGTGTACGACGGTGATTTCGCGGGCGCCGATCGCGAGCTCCGTTTGCGGCAATCCGCCACTACGTCGCCCGATGCGAATTACCGCGGGATGCCGCTCATTTACCGTGTGGAGATGGAGCTCGAACTAGGACGCCGCGAGGAAGCTCGACGCGCAGCTCGGGAATTCTCGTACCGGAGCGAGGCATGGCTCCCAAATGCATACATGGATACCGGCATCGATAGCGCCCGACTTCTGTATTCGTCAGCGCTGATTTCTCGAGCCGAATTTCGGCTTGCACGCGACAAGGCAATTGCAAAGCAAATGGAGCGTGGGGCTCGTTTCTCTTCCCCTGGAAACCGGTGGTTCGACGATTACGTTGAAGGCGTGCTCGATGCGACGGATGCCGAGGAGGCCATCGCGGTCATGCCTGCCAACCATGTCATCGATCTTCTCGACCGCGACGCCTACGTGGACGCTCGATTGGGGCATATGTACCTTCTTGCGGGGCGTTTCGGTGAGGCCATCCCGCTCCTGAATCACGCCGTATCGTCGTGTACGGTCCTCATCAAGCCAATGACCTACGTGCACGCGCTTCTCTGGCTCGGCGAAGCGCTCGACCAAACAGGGGACCATGCCGGTGCTTGCAAAATGTACACGAAGGTCGTCGAACGATGGGGCCGCGAACCTCGCAGCGTGACCGTTCGACGTGCTCGGGCAAAGCTCTCGACTTGCCAATAG
- a CDS encoding penicillin acylase family protein — MSSSFLWRHRASHRWRHGLWPIGHVVALFLLNGCSDAAPTHHDERRVEQEQRPGPVYRAVIQRTQHGIPHITAPTLGSAGFGQGYALAEDHACTLADQILKVHGERAKYLGEGPRRVHVVSDFAYRLLNLTGRAEETFAKQPPVAREVLEGYAAGFNRYLTNTGVQNVPGYCKGQPWVRPITAKELFAYHINLALTGSASRLIAAIGLAQPPGQPATAMPDPAEATARVREREIGSNGWAIGASRSKSGLGMLLSNPHFPWEGELRLWESHLTVPGELDVYGATLIGFPGVMLGFNRDVAWTHTFSAGYRFTGYALRLVRGHPTHYMYGNEERAMTEHPFTIAVRQPDGSVKDESRTYYTTHYGPVLSLPSGLPGEPFVWNTESAIAYRDANWDNTSFTAQFQGMDRARSLEEFQSVFASVQGTGWINTMATDRDGHTWYTDASATPNLHANALARLERDLADPTTVSGKAFAAFQIIVLDGSDPSNEWVEEDGARAPGLVPYARLPQLSRNDFVFNANDSHWLANPAEPLVGYSFLHGFERRPQSPRTRMNVKYLTEIAENGASGADGKFTLEELKATVLSNRSLTSEMLLPQVVDRCRGKATGHHGGQVVDITQACTLLSQWNGRFDLDSVGAVVWREFMGAYTGDALVGGGDLFATPFDPAHPIATPHTLKPAPAEGDDPLLDKLAQAVQTLKAANVPLDAPLGNVQFIVRGKRKQRFGLHGSNGREGTTNVMTYGTANNSSAEDRYSVRGAPINAATGLSAEGYVVNYGSSFILAMEYAPNGGVRANALLTYGETGDQDARNFTSQTELFLAKRWRKVLFSPADIAADPGLTTQVIEQ, encoded by the coding sequence ATGTCTTCCTCATTTCTTTGGCGCCATCGTGCGAGTCACCGATGGCGCCACGGGCTATGGCCCATCGGTCACGTCGTTGCGCTATTCTTGCTGAACGGGTGCAGCGATGCTGCACCTACGCATCACGACGAGCGTCGGGTCGAGCAGGAGCAACGACCCGGCCCTGTCTATCGGGCCGTCATTCAGCGAACCCAACACGGCATTCCGCACATCACGGCGCCGACGCTGGGAAGCGCCGGGTTTGGCCAAGGCTACGCGCTGGCCGAAGATCACGCGTGCACCCTCGCGGATCAAATACTCAAGGTGCACGGCGAACGCGCCAAATACCTCGGCGAAGGGCCACGCCGCGTCCATGTGGTGAGCGATTTCGCGTATCGCCTGTTGAACCTTACGGGCCGCGCCGAAGAGACGTTCGCGAAGCAGCCGCCCGTCGCGCGCGAGGTGCTCGAAGGCTACGCCGCGGGGTTCAATCGGTACCTGACGAATACGGGCGTGCAGAATGTGCCCGGCTATTGCAAAGGCCAGCCCTGGGTGCGGCCCATCACGGCCAAAGAGCTCTTCGCGTACCATATCAATCTGGCGCTCACTGGAAGTGCCTCGCGGCTCATTGCCGCCATTGGCTTGGCGCAGCCTCCCGGCCAGCCGGCAACGGCGATGCCCGACCCCGCCGAGGCGACGGCCCGGGTGCGCGAACGCGAGATCGGCAGCAATGGTTGGGCCATCGGCGCGAGTCGCTCCAAAAGCGGTTTGGGCATGTTGCTCTCGAATCCGCATTTTCCGTGGGAAGGCGAATTGCGGCTCTGGGAGAGCCATTTGACGGTACCCGGAGAGCTCGACGTATACGGTGCCACGCTGATCGGTTTTCCGGGCGTGATGCTCGGATTCAACCGCGATGTCGCGTGGACTCATACTTTTTCCGCGGGATATCGCTTTACCGGGTACGCGCTGCGTTTGGTTCGGGGGCATCCCACCCATTACATGTACGGCAACGAAGAACGCGCCATGACGGAGCATCCGTTCACCATCGCCGTTCGGCAGCCCGACGGCTCGGTGAAGGACGAATCGCGAACGTATTACACGACCCATTATGGCCCCGTACTCTCGCTCCCCTCGGGTCTTCCGGGCGAGCCGTTCGTGTGGAACACGGAGAGCGCCATCGCCTACCGCGATGCCAATTGGGACAATACGAGCTTCACCGCGCAGTTCCAAGGCATGGACCGCGCGCGGAGTCTGGAGGAATTCCAATCGGTCTTCGCCAGCGTGCAGGGCACCGGCTGGATCAACACCATGGCGACGGATCGCGACGGCCATACGTGGTATACGGATGCCTCGGCGACGCCCAATTTGCATGCAAATGCGCTCGCGCGGCTGGAGAGAGACCTGGCCGATCCGACGACGGTGTCGGGCAAAGCCTTCGCCGCGTTCCAAATCATCGTCCTCGACGGAAGCGATCCTTCGAACGAGTGGGTCGAGGAAGACGGTGCGCGGGCGCCAGGCCTCGTGCCCTATGCGCGGCTTCCCCAGCTTTCGCGCAACGACTTCGTCTTCAATGCCAACGATAGCCATTGGCTGGCCAATCCCGCAGAACCCCTGGTGGGTTATTCGTTTCTGCACGGGTTCGAGAGGCGACCGCAATCGCCGCGCACGCGGATGAACGTGAAGTACCTGACGGAGATTGCGGAGAACGGCGCCTCGGGGGCCGATGGCAAATTCACGTTGGAGGAGCTGAAAGCCACGGTGTTGAGCAATCGCAGCTTGACGTCGGAGATGCTATTGCCACAGGTGGTCGATCGCTGCCGCGGAAAGGCGACGGGTCACCACGGTGGCCAGGTCGTGGACATCACCCAAGCGTGCACCCTGCTGTCGCAATGGAACGGGCGATTCGACTTGGACAGTGTGGGCGCCGTCGTCTGGCGCGAGTTCATGGGCGCCTATACGGGCGATGCGCTGGTCGGCGGTGGCGATCTTTTCGCCACACCGTTCGACCCGGCGCATCCCATCGCCACGCCGCACACGCTCAAGCCCGCGCCCGCCGAAGGAGACGATCCGCTGCTCGACAAGCTCGCCCAGGCGGTGCAGACGTTGAAGGCCGCCAACGTCCCGCTGGATGCGCCGTTGGGCAACGTCCAGTTCATCGTGCGCGGCAAACGCAAACAGCGATTTGGGCTTCACGGCAGCAACGGCCGCGAAGGCACCACCAATGTCATGACGTACGGCACGGCGAACAATTCGTCGGCCGAGGATCGCTACTCCGTGCGCGGCGCGCCGATCAACGCGGCGACGGGCCTTTCGGCCGAGGGCTACGTCGTCAATTATGGCTCCAGCTTCATCCTGGCGATGGAGTACGCGCCCAATGGTGGCGTTCGCGCCAATGCATTGCTGACCTACGGCGAGACCGGCGACCAGGACGCGCGGAACTTCACCAGCCAGACGGAGCTTTTTCTGGCGAAGCGGTGGCGCAAGGTCCTGTTCTCGCCAGCGGATATCGCCGCGGATCCCGGGCTTACGACCCAGGTCATCGAGCAGTAA
- a CDS encoding DUF885 domain-containing protein: MTKFLSRAMTAALFAWACVACSSSDDNPADNTSTDAKYSAIEREYVLYFLDRNPVVATYLGGAALDAKLANVDGRLRDHSASAVAEEDKALANFKQRLEALDRNTLSAAHQIDRDVALAQIEFQLHLHQVRKYQERSLDTYLDEPFRGVDWQLQGMTDTGNGKYGTEAEWQRVIERVTAVRAYLQRAQDQLRAGIASGNTPDWRMLRINGIDSAVADAEYFQKTLPDIAAERLGGPQRDTLLDSVRKAAAEAAAAYESLHQFVASEFFVEVKNGVVDKAALKSAFQADRYAFGEAEYNWALRNNLRLTKPAAQLYDEAQAVIESTQREMVQLSRSIGQERNLTLPADDMEAVRVVFAELSKKAPKDDDEMVAWYRQAGERLVKYARDTGLFEMPAEYKLDVTVTPPPLQGSISGAAYYPAPPFKESGVGRFYVSPTKNKPALLARNNASALAYLAAHEGFPGHDWHYKVMTQFRNDIARVRWLTPGAVEDSSSMWEDSGAAEGWALYSEALMAEPQAKAPNGFYSPDERLYQLKGKLTRDVRVRIDTGLHLGRISFEQAQDLFSQVVDFLPGPCQGATDETKKGSCDDAFGAIFRYSKWPTQAITYRLGKEAILDLRAEAKTRAGDRFSATEFHVRFMKQGTIPPGYFREQFLAGF; this comes from the coding sequence ATGACCAAATTCCTTTCGCGCGCGATGACTGCAGCGCTCTTCGCGTGGGCGTGCGTCGCTTGTTCCTCGTCCGATGACAATCCCGCCGACAACACCTCGACCGATGCGAAGTATTCGGCCATCGAACGAGAGTACGTCCTCTATTTTCTCGATCGCAACCCCGTCGTAGCCACCTATTTGGGCGGCGCTGCGCTGGATGCCAAGCTCGCCAACGTGGACGGGCGGCTTCGCGATCATTCGGCGTCCGCGGTCGCCGAGGAAGACAAGGCACTCGCCAATTTCAAGCAGCGGCTCGAGGCGCTGGATCGGAATACGCTTTCGGCGGCCCACCAAATCGATCGCGACGTGGCGCTTGCGCAAATCGAGTTTCAGCTCCACCTGCACCAAGTGCGCAAATACCAAGAGCGCTCGCTGGATACGTACCTGGATGAGCCCTTCCGCGGTGTGGATTGGCAACTTCAAGGAATGACCGACACCGGCAATGGCAAATACGGCACCGAGGCCGAATGGCAGCGCGTGATCGAACGGGTCACCGCCGTGCGGGCGTACCTCCAGCGGGCGCAAGATCAGCTTCGGGCAGGCATCGCCAGCGGTAACACACCGGATTGGAGGATGCTGCGCATCAATGGGATCGACTCCGCCGTGGCGGATGCCGAATATTTCCAGAAAACGCTCCCGGACATCGCGGCGGAGCGCCTCGGCGGGCCGCAGCGTGATACCCTGTTGGACTCGGTGCGCAAGGCGGCCGCCGAAGCCGCCGCGGCGTACGAATCGTTGCATCAATTCGTGGCGAGCGAGTTCTTCGTCGAGGTGAAGAACGGCGTCGTCGACAAGGCCGCGTTGAAGAGCGCGTTCCAGGCGGATCGCTACGCGTTTGGCGAGGCCGAATACAATTGGGCCTTGCGCAACAATCTGCGGCTCACCAAACCGGCGGCGCAGCTTTACGACGAGGCCCAGGCGGTCATCGAATCGACGCAGCGGGAAATGGTGCAGCTCTCGCGATCCATCGGACAAGAGCGCAATTTGACCCTTCCCGCGGACGACATGGAAGCGGTGCGCGTTGTGTTTGCCGAGCTTTCCAAAAAGGCGCCGAAGGACGACGACGAAATGGTCGCCTGGTACCGTCAAGCGGGCGAGCGACTGGTCAAATATGCACGCGACACGGGACTCTTCGAGATGCCCGCGGAGTACAAATTGGACGTGACGGTCACACCGCCGCCGCTCCAAGGTTCGATCAGCGGTGCAGCGTATTATCCGGCGCCGCCGTTCAAGGAGTCCGGCGTTGGTCGCTTTTACGTGAGCCCGACCAAGAACAAACCGGCCCTGCTGGCGCGGAACAATGCCTCCGCGCTGGCCTATCTGGCGGCGCACGAGGGATTCCCCGGCCACGATTGGCACTACAAGGTGATGACGCAATTCCGCAATGACATTGCGCGCGTTCGCTGGCTCACGCCCGGTGCAGTGGAAGACTCGTCCTCGATGTGGGAAGACTCCGGTGCGGCCGAAGGCTGGGCGCTTTACTCGGAGGCGCTGATGGCGGAGCCGCAAGCCAAAGCACCGAATGGGTTTTACTCGCCCGACGAGCGGCTTTATCAGCTCAAAGGCAAGTTGACGCGCGACGTGCGCGTGCGCATCGATACCGGCCTTCACCTGGGTCGCATCTCCTTCGAGCAGGCGCAGGACCTCTTTTCTCAAGTCGTCGACTTTTTGCCTGGCCCCTGCCAAGGCGCAACGGACGAAACGAAAAAGGGCAGCTGCGACGATGCCTTTGGCGCCATTTTCCGCTATTCGAAATGGCCCACCCAAGCCATCACGTACCGGCTCGGCAAAGAAGCCATTCTGGATTTGCGCGCCGAGGCCAAGACGCGCGCCGGAGACCGCTTCTCCGCCACAGAATTCCACGTACGCTTCATGAAACAGGGGACGATTCCGCCGGGATACTTCCGCGAACAATTCCTCGCGGGTTTCTAA
- a CDS encoding Gfo/Idh/MocA family oxidoreductase, with protein MSNPLRIGMVGYGFMGAAHSQAWRTVHRVFDLPRGIDMAVICGRDAAQLEPAARKFGWRETERDWRTLIARKDIDVIDIVTPGDSHAEIAIAALAAGKHVLCEKPLANTVAEAEAMTAAAARAARDGVRAMCGFSYRRVPAVAHLRALVAAGRIGAVRHVRAAYLQDWIVDPEFPLVWRLQKERAGSGALGDIGAHILDMTQYVTGERITGVAGLTETFVRERPLPSASSGLSASAETKSQARGRVTVDDAAIVLGRLSGGGLCTFEATRFATGRKNALRIEVNGSLGSLAFDLERFNELEYHAGARAGTESGFTRILVTEPEHPYIAAWWPPGHIIGYEHVFTHQARDFVHAIAEGTEPSPSFAEALGVQLALDAVERSAARHAAWLDVPAV; from the coding sequence TTGAGCAATCCGCTGCGAATCGGAATGGTAGGTTACGGCTTCATGGGCGCCGCCCACTCGCAGGCCTGGCGTACGGTGCACCGCGTCTTCGATCTGCCGCGGGGCATCGATATGGCCGTGATCTGCGGACGCGATGCGGCGCAGCTCGAGCCGGCCGCGCGCAAGTTCGGCTGGCGCGAAACCGAGCGCGATTGGCGCACGTTGATCGCCCGCAAGGACATCGACGTGATCGACATCGTCACCCCGGGTGACAGCCATGCGGAAATTGCCATTGCGGCGTTGGCGGCGGGCAAGCACGTCCTCTGTGAAAAGCCGCTGGCCAACACCGTGGCCGAGGCCGAGGCGATGACCGCGGCGGCTGCGCGAGCGGCCCGCGATGGTGTGCGCGCGATGTGCGGGTTCAGCTACCGTCGCGTGCCGGCCGTCGCACACCTGCGCGCGCTCGTTGCAGCGGGGCGCATCGGTGCAGTTCGGCACGTGCGTGCGGCGTACTTGCAGGATTGGATCGTCGACCCCGAGTTCCCGCTCGTCTGGCGCTTGCAAAAGGAGCGCGCAGGCTCGGGCGCCCTCGGCGACATTGGTGCGCACATCCTCGACATGACGCAGTACGTGACCGGCGAGCGCATTACCGGCGTGGCCGGCCTCACGGAGACGTTCGTGCGCGAGCGGCCGCTGCCGTCGGCGAGCAGCGGGCTTTCCGCGAGCGCGGAGACGAAATCGCAGGCGCGCGGGCGCGTGACCGTGGATGACGCGGCAATCGTTCTCGGGCGGCTCTCCGGCGGTGGCCTCTGCACCTTCGAGGCAACGCGTTTCGCCACCGGCCGCAAGAATGCGCTGCGCATCGAGGTGAACGGTTCACTCGGTTCGCTGGCCTTCGACTTGGAGCGCTTCAACGAGCTCGAATACCATGCCGGCGCGCGTGCAGGCACCGAGAGCGGATTCACGCGCATCCTGGTGACCGAGCCGGAGCACCCGTACATCGCGGCGTGGTGGCCGCCCGGGCACATCATTGGCTACGAGCATGTGTTCACGCACCAGGCGCGCGACTTCGTGCACGCGATTGCCGAGGGCACCGAGCCCTCTCCCAGCTTCGCCGAGGCGCTCGGTGTGCAGCTGGCGCTCGACGCGGTCGAGCGCAGTGCCGCACGCCATGCCGCTTGGTTGGACGTCCCCGCCGTCTGA